In the Triticum aestivum cultivar Chinese Spring chromosome 2B, IWGSC CS RefSeq v2.1, whole genome shotgun sequence genome, GGACGAGTCCCGACGTCTCCGGCTGCTCCACACGGTGGAGACCGCCGGCGTCTTCGACATGAAGTGGAGCCCCACGGCGCCGCTGCTCGCGCAGGCCGACGCCCACGGCCGCCTCGTGCTCCGGCGCCTCGAGCATGAAGACGGCTCGGACGAAGGTGCTGCTTGCTATTGCTTTTACTATCTTAGCAAATATTGAAACAAATACAGTATGTTGTTATGTTAAAAAAACAGGGCCATGTGTTAACTGTTAAGTGTAACTGGTAGCATCTGCTGGCAGGCTACGTTTCATTAGGACTAGCATGACCAGGTTTTGGTTGCCGATGTTCATACTAAAGGGGTAGTTTAATCTGGATTCAGAACAAGCTGTTTGTGGGCTGCGATATTCCGGGAAGATTGCCATTATTTGTTGATAACTAGGGTAAATTGCTGCTGATTGATGATCAAAGTAAAGTTGGGTTCGTCTGCTAGTCTTCTCGAAATGCATTGCTCATATTTTTCATAATATCGTTGTTCGATTAAAAAGTTAGCCTGGTGAATTCCGTACTGATCCCGGGAACTGATGTAGCTGTAAACTATAAACACTTCATATATGTAATATCTTGATCATGTCTAAAAGTACATGTACATCCTGAGGGCTGATACAAGTGCTTTGTATGACCAAATTACACAGGTGTTGTTCTCACAGACGTGGTTGCTGGAAACATTTCTTCATCAATGTGCTTGTATGTCGACTGGAACCAAAATGCCGATTCCCTGGCCGTTGCATTATCAGATGGTTCACTGTCTGTGGTTCCCATGAGAGAGGACCGCCTGGAGGTATCAGAACAATGGACTGCTCATCAGTATGAAGTTTGGACATGTTATTTCGATCGTGCAAGACCACACTTGTTGTACAGTGGATCGGACGACTGCTCTTTCGGTTGCTGGGATTTGCGGGAAAGCCTATCGAATGCTGTGTTTCGGAATAAGAAGACTCATACTATGGGTGTGTGTTGCATTGCTCAGAACCCATTGGAGGGGAATATGCTACTCACTGGAAGCTATGATGAATTTCTCAGAGTTTGGGACATGAGATCAATGATGAAACCTGTGAACGAGAAGTCCCTGAATTTAGGAGGTGGTGTATGGAGGTTGAAATATCATCCTAATATTGCAGATGTAGTATTGGCTGCATGCATGCACAACGGTTTTGCCATTGTTAAAGCAGGGGCTGGAGATGCTACCATAATGGAAACATATTGCAAGCATGAGTCCTTAGCATATGGTGCAGATTGGCAGACTAGTGAAGCAGCGGAACATAACACAAATTCTTCAGTTATTGCTACTTGTTCATTTTATGACCGCCTTCTCCGTGTGTGGCAACCAGAGAACCTAGTCAACCACCCAACCTCTAAGGCGTAAAACATCATTATGCCCAGTTGAAGCATCAATATGGCATGGACCAACCTATTCCCTGAATGAACCAAATTGATTTCATTCAGGTAGCTCTTTGAATTTATGTTAATTTATTTCAAATGGTGAGCTTATAGTAGTATGATGTCTAATTTATAGCTAGGCATTCACAGTAATCAGTATTTGTTGTAAGCTTCCACAAAACTTTGAAGTTATCTGTTCATGTTATTTGAGCACAAACTGTTTTGAAGTTCATCTGGTGACTGGTGCATAGAAGCGATGATTCAGCAACAATCTAGACATCTACCTGGAAGAGCCTCTGACTGAGCTTTTTGCTGGTCATAAACTAATAATTCTGTCTGAAAACTTACAGTATGCTGTATGCAGtgctttcttatttttctttttgatCACATTCTGATAACGGCTGGAATGGTTACCGATTTTACTTTTCCAGTGCATGCACTGTTGCTTATATTAACCTACTGTGCAGTATGGTCAACATGCTAATCACGATTCTTAAAAGTGTTGGATCATTGTTTTTCTTGGATGAAATTTGAGGTATTGGGTAGTTGCCACAGCCTCAGCGGgccaaaacaaggacaaaaaagTTGTTAGTTACTTTTCTGATAAGTTTTGTTAGTTACTTTTCTGATAAGTTAAAAATATATTGCAGTCTAGTGTATCTTACTAAGTTACTAGTGACTCATGAAGCAATAATCAAACCACGCTTCAGTAGAGCTACTTTATTCTTTATCGTTTGCATTTTCCCAGAAAGTTCTGAGTCCTGCCTTTGTGCTAATCACACATGGCTCAGAAGGCAGGACGCAGAACAGATCAACTGGTCCAGTTTACAGAACTGTTCTGCTCCTATATTGGTGAAAATAATGAAGACATGGATCAATTTTGACATGTacttcctccgtaaagaaatataagagcgtttagatcactacaagTACATGTCAAAATTGATCCATGTCTTCATTATTTTCACCAATATAGGAGCAGAACAGTTCTGTAAACTGGACCAGTTgatgtttacagagggagtacttgacaG is a window encoding:
- the LOC123045985 gene encoding diphthine methyltransferase homolog: MDVGSCNLGGNADAVEFCPHRPFRHILAAATYTLQEQAGEEQQQQDRAGTVSLFSVDAGAEDESRRLRLLHTVETAGVFDMKWSPTAPLLAQADAHGRLVLRRLEHEDGSDEGVVLTDVVAGNISSSMCLYVDWNQNADSLAVALSDGSLSVVPMREDRLEVSEQWTAHQYEVWTCYFDRARPHLLYSGSDDCSFGCWDLRESLSNAVFRNKKTHTMGVCCIAQNPLEGNMLLTGSYDEFLRVWDMRSMMKPVNEKSLNLGGGVWRLKYHPNIADVVLAACMHNGFAIVKAGAGDATIMETYCKHESLAYGADWQTSEAAEHNTNSSVIATCSFYDRLLRVWQPENLVNHPTSKA